The window TGCTGATGCCGGGCGCGACTAGGGTTGTGCGGCCGTTCAGCATTCATGTACGCAAAGTGAAAAAAATCGCCCAGCTCCGCAGTGGAACGCAGAGAATTGGAGGCCACAGAAAACTGTGAGGTGCTCGTCATATTGAAGCCCTCAACGTAATCAATGCGTGCGCTCGGACGCTTGGATATCCGCACCGAATTCTAGAACAAACTGAACAGCCCGGATTACTGGGCACCCTTCACTCGCATCTTGAGACCGTAGACGCCTTTGCTGGCGGTGATGAAAAGCATGTCGCGATCCTTCCCACCGAATGTGACGTTGGCGGTCCACCCTTCCGGGACGGGGATGTTCTCGATCTGTTTGCCCTTCGGATCGAAGATGGTGACGCCGCGGCCCGTGAGATAAAGGTTTCCGTCGAGATCGAGGGTCATGCCATCAGATCCGAGTTCGCAGAAGAGGCGTTTCGCCTCCAGCTCACCGCTCGGCGTGATCGCATACGAATACGTTTTGCGGGCGCCGATGTCCGCCACGTAGAGCGTCTTGCCGTCTGGGGTACCGATTATCCCGTTGGGTTGCCGCAGGTCAGTCGCGACGCGTTTGATGTTCTTGCGATCGGCGGAGACGAAGTAGACATGCTGACCGTCCTGCTGAGCACTGGGATCGCGTTGCCAGTAGGGACGTTTGTAGAGCGGGTCGGTGAAGTAGAGACCGCCATCCGGACGAACCCACAGGTCATTTGGTCCGTTCAGCAGTTTTCCCCCGAAGTCCTTGATCAGGACAGTGACCGTCTTGTCGGGTGCGATGGACCACAGCTCGTTCTTTTCATCGGCACAGACGAGCAGGTGTCCGTTCTTGGTGAAGTAGGTGCCGTTGGCCCGGCCGGCCGGCTTGAGCCAATCGGAAAACTCGCTTGTGTTGGCATCCCAGCGAACGATGCGGTCGTTGGGTTGATCCGTGAAGTAAACGTGGCCCTCGCGGTCAGTTGCCGGGCCTTCAGTAAAAGCATAGCCGTCCCCCAACTTCTTGAGCGTTGCCCCCGGCGCGATCAGCGTCTGCGAAGTCGAGCCTGCGTCCGCCGCAGAAATTGCGATCGGCAGGTTAATGAGGCTGAGAGCGACTAAAGCACCGATGACTCGAGAGATCCTGGAAAAGGCAGAGGTGGCCTGGTTCATAAGTTGCGACATGCGTTGGAACAGGATGTAACGGACCGGATAGGACATCCTCAACATTTTATTCGTCTGAGTCGTCTCCACTGGGCTTGCGGCAGCCGCGCTGGGAGCCCGCGCTTATCGCCGGTTCGATCACCCAGCAACTCGCGCTGAGAACGCGCAAGAGCGCGGTGATGCAGCTCCGTCGCTCCTCTCACACGCCCGACGCCTCGCGCGCGACCTTTCCCAAGCTGACGATTATCGAGCTGTCACTTCTTCGGCGGCGTGGCCGGGCCGAGGCCTTGCGGCTTGTTGGAGCCGGGGGTTCCGATCCGGATCGCGCCGGCGGGAAGCTGCGATGCGTCGAACGCGAGCACCTTGCCGTCGGTGAGCGGTCGGAGCAGGACTTGTTTCACCTGCACCGTGTTGGTGTTCCCGGAGTGCAGTTGGATCGCCAGCAACCCTTCGAGCGCCCGCCCCTTTTCGTCGTAGTCGAAGAGCTCGGAGGTGACCTTGCCGTTGATCTTGTGAACGAGATGATTGCCGCGCGCGATCACGGTGTATTCGTTCCACTGGGAAACAGCCACCTTCACCGGATCCTGTTTGCCGATCAGCCAGCGGCGGCGTTCGGGATCGAAAGCCACGTTCATGCCGTTGAGCCCGAAGATTCCGCGTCCGCGTTCCTCATAGGTCATGCCCGTATGCTCCAGGGCCGGGTGAATGTCACACTGATAACCAGTGATCGCCCACGGGCCGACCTCGGGAAGCGGCCGGCTGCGGTATTGGATGCCGGAATTGTTGTCGCCGATGATGCGAACGGTCGCGCGCAGTTCAAAATCCTTCAGCACGCCGCC is drawn from Verrucomicrobiota bacterium and contains these coding sequences:
- a CDS encoding SMP-30/gluconolactonase/LRE family protein; this encodes MNQATSAFSRISRVIGALVALSLINLPIAISAADAGSTSQTLIAPGATLKKLGDGYAFTEGPATDREGHVYFTDQPNDRIVRWDANTSEFSDWLKPAGRANGTYFTKNGHLLVCADEKNELWSIAPDKTVTVLIKDFGGKLLNGPNDLWVRPDGGLYFTDPLYKRPYWQRDPSAQQDGQHVYFVSADRKNIKRVATDLRQPNGIIGTPDGKTLYVADIGARKTYSYAITPSGELEAKRLFCELGSDGMTLDLDGNLYLTGRGVTIFDPKGKQIENIPVPEGWTANVTFGGKDRDMLFITASKGVYGLKMRVKGAQ
- a CDS encoding DUF1080 domain-containing protein; this translates as MKSILTLLTALLLVPLAAHGAATTVANDGFTPLFNGKDLSGWDGDPALWKVEDGVVTGTCSGPASPKHNSFLIWRGGVLKDFELRATVRIIGDNNSGIQYRSRPLPEVGPWAITGYQCDIHPALEHTGMTYEERGRGIFGLNGMNVAFDPERRRWLIGKQDPVKVAVSQWNEYTVIARGNHLVHKINGKVTSELFDYDEKGRALEGLLAIQLHSGNTNTVQVKQVLLRPLTDGKVLAFDASQLPAGAIRIGTPGSNKPQGLGPATPPKK